In the genome of Ignavibacteria bacterium, one region contains:
- the gcvP gene encoding aminomethyl-transferring glycine dehydrogenase, which yields MTEFFKSDFEFQNRHIGPDNQEINEMLAEINCESVDKLIEETIPQSIRNISELNLGRPLSEDEFLKFIRETAKKNKVFKSYIGLGYNPTITPTVILRNIFQNPGWYTQYTPYQAEISQGRLEALLNFQTMVIDLTGMQIANASLLDEGTAASEAMLMFSHLASQNKSTANKFFVSDECLPQTIDVVKARAVPLNIEVEVGDLKKINIDGGYLGVLAQYPGTDGNIEDYSELFAKLKEKNIFIAVAADIMSLALLTPPGELGADAVVGSTQRFGVPMGYGGPHAAYFATLDKYKRYVPGRIIGVSIDAQGNRAYRMALQTREQHIKRDKATSNICTAQVLLAVIAGMYGVYHGPDGLKNIASKINKLAFMTDLNLKKLGYEQMNEFYFDTLKVKIEDAELLNKIKKNAEDKQMNFRYGKDFITISINEATTVEDVKEIAKVFAKSQNKLVDFEEAFEDYSTLPTSLIRSSNYMFHPVFKTHRSETEMLRYIKELENKDLSLTHSMIPLGSCTMKLNATTEMLPITIPAYSEMHPFAPVEQAKGYQEIIAELENELAEITGLPGVSLQPNSGAQGEYAGLLVIRAYHLNNGDTQRNVCIIPSSAHGTNPASAVMAGMKVIVVGCDTNGNIMLDDLRKKAEQHKDTLAALMVTYPSTHGVFEEEIQEICKIIHDNGGQVYMDGANMNAQVGLTSPKMIGADVCHLNLHKTFCIPHGGGGPGMGPICVAEHLKEFLPSNPVIPTGGSKAIPAVSAAPWGSASILLISYAYIKMMGAEGLTNATKIAILNANYIKEKLAPYYKALYSGKNGRVAHEMILDCRDFKTSAKVEVEDIAKRLMDYGFHAPTVSFPVPGTLMIEPTESEAKAEMDRFVEAMIAIRKEIEEIEKGEADMTDNFLKNAPHTALEVTSDNWSHPYMRERAAFPTDFTKKNKFWPPVSRINNAYGDRNLICSCNPISDYVEIEAT from the coding sequence ATGACAGAGTTTTTTAAATCGGATTTTGAATTCCAGAACAGGCACATAGGACCTGATAACCAGGAAATAAATGAAATGCTTGCAGAAATAAACTGCGAGTCAGTTGATAAGCTTATTGAAGAGACAATTCCTCAGAGCATACGCAATATATCAGAGTTGAATTTAGGAAGACCACTGAGTGAAGATGAGTTTTTGAAATTCATAAGAGAAACTGCAAAGAAGAATAAAGTTTTTAAATCTTATATCGGATTGGGATATAATCCGACGATTACTCCAACTGTAATTTTAAGAAACATTTTTCAAAACCCGGGCTGGTATACACAATACACTCCTTACCAGGCAGAAATAAGCCAGGGACGTCTCGAAGCATTGTTGAATTTCCAGACGATGGTTATTGATTTAACAGGAATGCAGATTGCAAACGCATCACTTCTTGATGAAGGCACTGCAGCTTCTGAGGCAATGCTTATGTTTTCGCATCTTGCTTCTCAAAATAAATCTACCGCAAATAAATTTTTTGTTTCTGATGAATGTCTCCCGCAGACAATTGATGTAGTAAAAGCAAGGGCAGTCCCGTTGAATATCGAAGTTGAAGTCGGTGATTTGAAAAAAATAAATATCGATGGCGGTTATTTAGGAGTTCTTGCTCAATACCCGGGAACTGACGGAAACATTGAAGATTATTCAGAACTTTTTGCAAAACTAAAAGAAAAAAATATTTTCATTGCAGTTGCAGCTGATATAATGAGTCTTGCATTGCTTACTCCTCCGGGAGAACTTGGTGCGGATGCTGTTGTGGGTTCGACTCAGAGATTTGGTGTCCCGATGGGATATGGAGGTCCTCACGCGGCATATTTTGCAACGCTCGATAAATATAAAAGATATGTTCCGGGCAGAATAATCGGTGTTTCAATCGATGCACAGGGAAACCGTGCTTACAGAATGGCATTACAGACACGTGAACAGCATATAAAACGTGATAAAGCAACAAGCAATATTTGCACAGCTCAGGTTCTGCTTGCTGTTATTGCAGGAATGTATGGAGTTTATCATGGACCTGACGGATTAAAAAATATTGCAAGCAAAATTAACAAACTTGCGTTTATGACTGACCTTAATCTGAAAAAACTCGGCTATGAACAGATGAATGAATTTTATTTTGATACGCTGAAAGTAAAAATTGAAGATGCAGAACTTCTGAATAAGATAAAAAAGAATGCCGAAGACAAGCAGATGAATTTCAGATATGGAAAAGACTTTATTACCATTTCAATTAACGAAGCAACAACAGTAGAAGATGTAAAAGAAATTGCTAAAGTTTTTGCTAAGTCGCAAAATAAGCTCGTAGATTTTGAAGAAGCATTCGAAGATTACTCAACTCTTCCGACAAGTTTAATCAGAAGCAGTAATTATATGTTTCATCCTGTTTTCAAAACTCATCGTTCGGAAACAGAAATGCTCCGCTACATAAAAGAGCTTGAGAATAAAGATTTATCTCTTACACATTCAATGATACCGCTGGGTTCATGCACGATGAAACTGAATGCAACAACTGAAATGCTTCCGATTACCATTCCTGCTTATAGTGAAATGCATCCGTTTGCTCCTGTTGAACAGGCAAAAGGTTATCAGGAAATCATTGCCGAGCTTGAAAACGAGCTTGCAGAAATAACCGGACTTCCGGGAGTTTCATTACAGCCGAACTCAGGTGCGCAAGGGGAGTATGCGGGTCTGCTTGTAATTAGAGCATACCATTTGAATAATGGTGACACTCAAAGAAATGTCTGCATAATTCCTTCATCGGCTCACGGCACAAATCCTGCAAGCGCTGTTATGGCAGGAATGAAAGTTATTGTTGTCGGATGTGATACGAATGGAAATATTATGCTTGATGATTTGAGAAAAAAAGCTGAACAACATAAGGATACTTTAGCTGCGTTAATGGTTACTTATCCTTCGACTCACGGAGTATTTGAAGAAGAGATTCAGGAGATTTGCAAAATCATTCATGATAACGGCGGACAGGTTTATATGGACGGAGCGAATATGAATGCACAGGTTGGGCTAACAAGTCCTAAAATGATTGGTGCTGATGTTTGCCACTTAAACTTACATAAAACATTCTGCATACCTCACGGCGGCGGCGGACCCGGAATGGGACCCATCTGCGTTGCAGAACACTTAAAAGAATTTTTACCGTCTAATCCGGTTATTCCAACCGGCGGAAGTAAAGCGATACCTGCAGTTTCTGCAGCTCCATGGGGAAGCGCAAGCATTCTTTTGATTTCATATGCTTACATAAAAATGATGGGAGCTGAAGGATTAACCAACGCAACCAAGATCGCAATCTTAAATGCAAATTATATAAAAGAAAAATTAGCTCCTTATTATAAAGCATTGTATTCCGGCAAAAACGGAAGAGTAGCACATGAGATGATTCTTGATTGCAGAGATTTCAAAACATCAGCAAAAGTTGAAGTAGAGGATATTGCAAAGAGATTAATGGACTATGGTTTCCATGCTCCGACAGTCAGCTTTCCTGTTCCCGGAACGTTGATGATTGAACCGACTGAAAGCGAAGCAAAAGCTGAAATGGACAGATTCGTTGAGGCAATGATTGCAATTAGAAAAGAAATCGAAGAAATCGAAAAAGGCGAAGCCGATATGACAGATAATTTTTTGAAAAATGCTCCTCATACGGCATTGGAGGTAACGAGTGATAACTGGTCACATCCTTATATGCGTGAAAGAGCGGCTTTCCCGACGGATTTCACAAAGAAAAACAAATTCTGGCCTCCTGTTAGCAGAATTAACAATGCTTACGGCGATAGA
- a CDS encoding T9SS type A sorting domain-containing protein, giving the protein MKKFIYAFLFLFLAFGSANSQTLFIENFDYTAGDSIGAHGWVYNTGAVNPLLVTAPGLTYTGYPGSGVGNALTLKSTGNDAYKGFVQDSVGTFYTAFMIRVDTSRAGGDYFFAMLPSNSTTFYTARTYISDTTGGFRIALSKGTAATGIAYSNAVYTRGTTYVVIVKYEFVSGTGNDNLSLYAFSGAIPPTEPGTATIPSVTSTANDLTNYGRVAVRQGSATTAPYMIIDGFRVAKTWAGIMTSIENTNTVAESFKLSQNYPNPFNPTTNIKFSVPSNGNVTLKIYNTLGKEVSTLVNSQLTTGEYQVDFNAKNLTSGLYFYKLEFAGLNGNYISDIKKMMLVK; this is encoded by the coding sequence ATGAAAAAATTCATTTACGCTTTTCTTTTTCTTTTTTTAGCGTTTGGAAGCGCTAATTCACAAACTTTATTCATTGAAAATTTCGATTACACCGCCGGTGACTCAATCGGTGCTCACGGATGGGTATATAACACAGGAGCAGTAAATCCATTGTTAGTCACTGCACCGGGATTAACTTACACCGGTTATCCGGGTTCGGGAGTTGGCAACGCCCTTACTTTGAAATCTACAGGTAACGATGCTTACAAAGGATTCGTTCAGGATAGCGTCGGAACATTTTATACCGCATTCATGATTCGTGTTGATACCTCAAGAGCAGGCGGAGATTATTTCTTTGCAATGCTTCCTTCAAATTCAACAACTTTCTATACTGCAAGAACTTACATAAGTGACACAACGGGCGGATTTAGAATCGCATTAAGCAAAGGAACAGCAGCAACAGGAATTGCATATTCAAATGCTGTTTATACAAGAGGCACTACTTATGTTGTAATCGTAAAATACGAATTCGTTTCAGGAACAGGCAATGATAACTTAAGTTTATATGCGTTTAGCGGAGCTATTCCTCCAACCGAACCGGGAACTGCTACAATTCCTTCAGTTACTTCAACAGCAAATGACCTTACCAATTATGGAAGAGTTGCAGTGAGACAAGGAAGCGCTACCACAGCTCCTTATATGATTATCGACGGTTTCAGAGTTGCAAAAACATGGGCAGGTATCATGACAAGCATTGAAAATACAAACACAGTTGCTGAATCATTTAAGCTTTCACAAAATTATCCAAATCCTTTCAATCCGACAACAAACATTAAGTTCAGCGTTCCTTCAAACGGAAATGTAACTTTGAAAATTTATAACACACTCGGAAAAGAAGTTTCAACTTTGGTAAATTCACAATTAACAACAGGTGAATATCAGGTTGACTTCAACGCTAAAAACCTAACTTCAGGATTATATTTCTATAAGCTTGAGTTTGCAGGTCTTAACGGAAATTACATCTCTGACATAAAGAAAATGATGTTAGTGAAATAA
- the hisS gene encoding histidine--tRNA ligase produces MINRPKGTYDILPSDAHKRNVLFGIIRNVFQRYNYKEILTPAFEQTELFKRGIGEETDIVSKEMYSFDEGKFTLRPELTAPVIRAYLENSMFNDSPLKKLFYIGNMFRHERPQAGRFREFWQFGAEAIGSSDVYIDAEMIAIADSILKELNTKDYVVKINNIGSRDERKDYVKALKDYLQNHYNDLSETSKTRFEKNPLRILDTKDPKEKEIIKNAPTINNFLKPETQKDFEKLLSLLSVQNIKYEVDYLLVRGLDYYTNTTFEFQSDKLGAQNAILGGGRYDNLIEILGGKPTPSIGFACGIERLLMVADVSGFKFPEEKNIDLYLITLGDKAKEFALTKINALRQNAFICETDFLNRSIKSQMKEANKYNSRYVLVIADEELNSRTAKLKRMEDGNETEIRLDDIDSIIKTLQG; encoded by the coding sequence ATGATAAATCGCCCTAAAGGCACATACGATATTTTACCATCCGATGCTCATAAGCGTAATGTTTTATTCGGTATAATCCGCAATGTTTTCCAGAGATATAATTATAAGGAAATACTTACGCCTGCATTTGAACAGACAGAACTTTTCAAACGAGGCATCGGTGAGGAAACGGACATCGTCTCAAAGGAAATGTATTCGTTCGATGAAGGTAAATTTACTTTAAGACCTGAGCTTACTGCACCCGTAATACGCGCATATCTTGAAAACAGTATGTTCAATGATTCCCCTCTTAAGAAATTATTTTATATCGGTAATATGTTCCGTCATGAACGTCCGCAGGCAGGAAGATTCAGGGAATTCTGGCAGTTCGGCGCAGAGGCAATCGGCAGTTCGGACGTTTATATCGATGCGGAAATGATTGCAATTGCCGACAGCATTCTTAAAGAATTGAACACAAAAGATTATGTTGTTAAGATAAACAATATCGGCTCACGCGACGAACGCAAAGATTATGTAAAAGCATTAAAAGATTATTTGCAAAATCATTATAACGATTTATCTGAAACCAGCAAAACACGTTTTGAAAAAAATCCTTTAAGAATACTCGACACCAAAGATCCAAAAGAGAAAGAAATCATAAAAAATGCTCCGACGATTAACAATTTTTTAAAACCTGAAACACAAAAAGATTTTGAGAAACTTTTATCTTTGCTATCAGTCCAAAACATAAAGTATGAAGTTGATTATCTTCTTGTTCGGGGATTGGATTATTATACTAACACTACTTTTGAGTTTCAGTCCGATAAGCTCGGTGCGCAAAATGCAATTCTTGGCGGCGGCAGATATGATAACTTAATTGAAATTCTTGGCGGAAAGCCAACGCCTTCAATTGGTTTTGCTTGCGGAATTGAACGCTTGTTAATGGTTGCAGATGTATCGGGATTTAAATTCCCCGAAGAAAAAAATATTGATTTATATTTAATAACACTCGGAGATAAAGCAAAAGAGTTTGCTTTAACAAAAATAAATGCTTTGCGTCAAAACGCATTTATTTGCGAAACGGATTTTCTTAACCGCAGCATTAAATCACAGATGAAGGAAGCAAATAAATATAACTCACGTTATGTTCTTGTCATTGCTGATGAGGAGTTAAATTCACGAACTGCAAAATTGAAACGAATGGAAGACGGGAATGAAACGGAAATAAGACTCGACGACATTGATTCTATAATTAAAACTTTACAAGGTTAA